The genomic segment AGGCGTGATGTCATCATGACGGCGCGAGATATACTTTATCAGCTTGTGGATGCTTTCCGTTAGCGACTCTGCCGCGAACCGAAGATGAAACAACCTGCTGGTGAATGATGGTCGATATTGATTACGCAAAAAGATTTTTCGAAGAAAACCCCGATATTGAAATTCTTGAAGCCTTTGTCATTGACGTAAATGGTGTGCCGCGCGGCAAGTGGATACCGCGTGAACGGGCCATCGATGTGCTGGAAAAAGGCATGGCCGTGCCGCGCTCCGTCTACGCGCTGGACATCTGGGGCCGCGATGTCAACGCAGCCGGTCTTGCCGAAGGCACCGGCGACCCCGATGGTCTATGCTTTGCCGTACCTGAAACGCTGTCACGCGTGACATGGCTGGGGCGTCCCACGGCGCAGGTTCTGCTGGCCATGAAAGACCCTGACGGCAACGGTTTTTACGGCGATCCGCGCAATGTGCTGGCGCAGGTTCTAGCAGGGTTTACCCGACGCGGACTGACGCCGGTCGTGGCTACCGAACTCGAATTTTATCTGATCGATCCTGTTCGCTCCGCGCTAGACCCCGTGCGCCCGCCGCGCAGCCGCGAGGGACGCTGGCATACGGGCCAGACGCAGGTTCTTTCCATCTCGGAATTGCAGGATTTCGAGGGTGTCTTCCACGATATCTCGACGGCGTGTCGCGCGCAGAATGTCGGGGCTGACACGACGTTGCGCGAAAACGGTCCTGGCCAGTATGAAATCAACCTCAACCATGTGCCGGATGCCCTGCGGGCAGCGGATGATGCCGTCTTCCTGAAGCGCATCGTTAAGGGCGTGGCCCGCAAGCACGATCTCGATGCCACCTTCATGGCCAAGCCTTACGGCATGCAGGCGGGCAATGGCATGCATGTGCATTTTTCCATGCTGGATAGAGACGGCAACAATATCTATGCGGGCGAAAACGGACCCTCCGAAGCGCTGATGCATTCGGTCGGCGGCCTCCTAGAGAATATGGGAGAGAGCATGGCGGTGTTTGCACCGCACGCCAACTCCTACCGCCGCCTGCGCCCCAGCGAACACGCGCCGACCTATGCCTCCTGGGGTATCGATAACCGATCTGCCGCCGTGCGTGTCATCGTCGCCAGCAAGCCTGCGACCCGCATTGAACACCGTGTGGCCGGTGCCGACACCAACCCCTATCTGGTGCTGGCCATGATCCTGAGTGCCGCCCTTGCCGGCATGAAGGAAAAGCGCCAGCCTGGTGGCGCGATCTCGGGCGACAGCCACGCCATCAACCATGAGCCGCTGCCGACCAACTGGGATTATGCGCTTCAGCGTTTCACCCGTTCCAGCTTTGCCTACGCAACCTTCGGGCAGAAATATCGCACGCTATACTCGGCCTGCAAACAGCAGGAACTCTCCGAATTTTCTCTACGCGTAACCGACGTCGAATACGACGCATATATCAGGACGGTTTGAGATGGCGAAAGTGACTGACACTCCAAATCCCGGCCACACCACGTCATGGTACGCGGCGTCCGCCAACACCAAGACCGTCCGCACAGCGCTTCAGGGCGATCAGGATGCTGATGTCTGCATTATAGGTGCAGGTTTTACCGGCCTGTCGGCTGCGTTGGAACTGGCGCAAAAGGGTTTCTCCGTCATCGTTCTGGAAGGTGAGCGGGTTGGTTTTGGCGCGTCCGGGCGCAACGGCGGCCAGATCGTCAACGGCTACAGCCGCGATCTTTATACGATTGCCCGACGTTATGGCGCGCAGAAGGCGGCGCAGTTAGGCGCGATGTCGCTCGAGGGCGGGCAGATTATCCGCGAGCGGGTGGCGAAATACGGGATCGATTGCGATCTGGTCGATGGCGGCTTCTTCGCGGCGTTCACACCAAAGCAGATCACCGAGATGGCGGACAATAAGGCCAATTGGGAAAAGCACGGCCATACCGGGCTTGAAATGGTCTCCAAGGCCGAGGTCGGTAAATACGTGAAGTCGGATCGCTATGCGGGCGGCATGATCGACCGCTTCGGCGGGCATATCCATCCGTTGAACTACGTTCTGGGCGAAGCAGCAGCGATCGAAAGCCTCGGCGGGCGCATCTTCGAAAACTCGCGCGTGATTGCGGTCGAGCAGGGCACGAACCCGGTGGTGCGGACGGCGCAGGGCAAGGTTGCTGCGAAATATGTGCTGGTCTGTGGCAATGCCTATCTCGGCGGACTGCTGCCGGAAATCGGTGAGCGGATGATGCCGGTGTCGAGTCAGGTGATGGCGACGGAGCCGCTGGATGCGGCTCTGATCGAAGATCTCCTGCCTGCCAATTACTGCGTTGAAGATGCCAATTACATCCTCGATTATTACCGCCGCACCTCCGACAACCGCCTGCTCTATGGCGGCGGTATCGGTTATGGCGGCAGCGATCCCGCTGACCTCACCAGCGTCATCCGCCCCAATATGCTGAGAACTTTCCCGCAATTGAAAGATACCAAGATCGATTTTGCATGGAGCGGCAACTTTGCGCTGACGCTGACGCGTATTCCGCATATCGGGCGGCTGTCATCCAACGTCTATTTTTCGCACGGCGATAGCGGCCATGGCGTGACGACCACGCAACTTCTGGGCAAGATTTTGGGTGAAGCGGTTGCGGGGCATGCGGAACGCTTTGATGTCTGGTCGTCGCTGCCGAACTATCCGTTCCCCGGCGGCAAGACATTCCGCGTGCCGCTGACCATGCTCGGCGCATGGTGGTACGGCCTTCGCGACAAGCTGGGTGTTTAGAGTAATTCAAGCAAAAGTATG from the Agrobacterium vaccinii genome contains:
- a CDS encoding glutamine synthetase family protein, which codes for MMVDIDYAKRFFEENPDIEILEAFVIDVNGVPRGKWIPRERAIDVLEKGMAVPRSVYALDIWGRDVNAAGLAEGTGDPDGLCFAVPETLSRVTWLGRPTAQVLLAMKDPDGNGFYGDPRNVLAQVLAGFTRRGLTPVVATELEFYLIDPVRSALDPVRPPRSREGRWHTGQTQVLSISELQDFEGVFHDISTACRAQNVGADTTLRENGPGQYEINLNHVPDALRAADDAVFLKRIVKGVARKHDLDATFMAKPYGMQAGNGMHVHFSMLDRDGNNIYAGENGPSEALMHSVGGLLENMGESMAVFAPHANSYRRLRPSEHAPTYASWGIDNRSAAVRVIVASKPATRIEHRVAGADTNPYLVLAMILSAALAGMKEKRQPGGAISGDSHAINHEPLPTNWDYALQRFTRSSFAYATFGQKYRTLYSACKQQELSEFSLRVTDVEYDAYIRTV
- a CDS encoding NAD(P)/FAD-dependent oxidoreductase, with amino-acid sequence MAKVTDTPNPGHTTSWYAASANTKTVRTALQGDQDADVCIIGAGFTGLSAALELAQKGFSVIVLEGERVGFGASGRNGGQIVNGYSRDLYTIARRYGAQKAAQLGAMSLEGGQIIRERVAKYGIDCDLVDGGFFAAFTPKQITEMADNKANWEKHGHTGLEMVSKAEVGKYVKSDRYAGGMIDRFGGHIHPLNYVLGEAAAIESLGGRIFENSRVIAVEQGTNPVVRTAQGKVAAKYVLVCGNAYLGGLLPEIGERMMPVSSQVMATEPLDAALIEDLLPANYCVEDANYILDYYRRTSDNRLLYGGGIGYGGSDPADLTSVIRPNMLRTFPQLKDTKIDFAWSGNFALTLTRIPHIGRLSSNVYFSHGDSGHGVTTTQLLGKILGEAVAGHAERFDVWSSLPNYPFPGGKTFRVPLTMLGAWWYGLRDKLGV